A stretch of DNA from Lycium ferocissimum isolate CSIRO_LF1 chromosome 4, AGI_CSIRO_Lferr_CH_V1, whole genome shotgun sequence:
GAATTAGCCTAAACATATCAAAGTTCTTGCCCATGCCTGATTTGACCGTAAGATCAAcggtcaaatcattattttcattcaacgGCATCCTCACAGCATACTTGTCAATACCGAAACCTTGACGACCTCACAATCGATGGAAGGTCTGTTATGATCTATGTCTAATCTACTAGAATATTCTGCAATTAAATAGGCATTCACActatttctcttctttgttcttAATTCAGCTATGAACGTCGACAAGTGAACTGTATTTTCGGAAGCactatcattttcatcatcttcatccacTCCATCTCATTCATCTACTCCATCAGCAGTTTCTTCAgcttctaattctttttcactttgttcatttgtATCTCTGCTTCGCTCTGTACTTCCTCTTTTACGAGGATTGATTGTCGATTCATTGTCTCTTTCTCTATATTTACCGATTCAACAATAAATTTTGCTAAATCAGCAAGATTCTCTAATGATGATTGCACTCTAGCTTTTTTATTATCTCTATTACCCTCAGTTGatttctcaacttttcttttgGCTGGAGACATTTTATCTATACATAGGAGGAAAAAAAAGCTTCAACTGATTAGTGCATCATTCGAAGTAAACAGATAATAAGAAATGCAACATTTGAtcaaacaaaatacaacaaGTAACAGAATTTCCCAACAACTAaagaatttgttgcaacaagtgaatAGGTTGTTGCAACAATTCTTCAGTTATTGAATAAGGGATTAAGTTCTTTTGGATATCTTTTACAAACAcaaccaaataactgaagcaatgtccaacagatttatagttgttgcaacatattgtatacttgttgcaacaagtgtataacttgttgcaacaactataaatctgttggacatcttctacaaacagaaccaaaaaactgaagctaagtccaacagatttgtagttgttgcaacaaattgtatacttattgcaacaagtgatacacttgttgcaacaactaaaaatctgttggatatcttctacaaacagaataaaaaaactgaagctatgtccaacatatttgtagttgttgcaacatattattTACTTGTTGGTACAAGTGTagaaattgttgcaacaactaaaaatctgttggacataacTTCTATAAACAGAACCAGATAAATActaaaataagaacaaaaaaatcatctgttggatatctactcctaaaccctgaaccataccaggacaacaacagaaaaaaatcatttatttcactacaaacacacaacaacaacaacaacaacaacaacaacaacaacaataacagcaACAAGATGGATTTTATCCAAGCTTTTCCTAAACACTGAACCAAACTAAAACAACAAGCATCTACTTCCAAGACAACATCAAAATCGTCTACTACAGACACACAATCATAcaagttaaacaaaatacaccaaatgTATGTGCAATAGTTGTTTATCCTTTAATGTATGTGCAATAAttgtttatcctttcttttcctaaACCATACCATAACAggacaacaccaacaccaacattaacatcaacaccaacaccaacactaacaccaacaccaacaacagtatttcactacaaaatacaccaaatagAGGTTTTTAAAGCAAGCAACCTCAGCAAATGTCTGCAGAATCACAAACAAGTGCTTGAAGTTCTTGCCACAAAGAACTTAATCATCTTTGGAAAAAAAGTCAACAAGATTGCAGTCATTTTTTCGAAATCCTaaggagaacaagaacaaaaacatcacaaaaaatcataatttgacaACAACGTACGCTATTTACAAACGCAAAAACCCCAACAAGTCAAACAAATACCCCAAATAAGGGTTTCTCAAACAtggaacaacaaaataaacaacattgaAGACAAAcccatgttcttcttcttctctacaATCAAAATCATCAATTTCTACCAAATAACTTTTGGAACAAGTGAAACAAAATTTTACCTTGATATTAAAGATGAAGCAGCGGCAGCGGTACCTATAGACGagtgtgaagaagaagatgacaagaaaaaaggagaGATGAGAGACGTCGAAGTGAAAGAGATTAACTGTTTGCTTGggagttttgattttgaaatatggaagaagtgCGAGGGAGTGGTGGCGAGAGAACGGTTTGGGATGTTTTGAATAATGGATGGGTGTTTTAGTATAATGGGTGGgtgttttggattttttttgtattttgtaaaagattaagaagtttaaaaaaattatattttggaCCCCaatctttttaatttcaaatttaattgAGTTTTGATATGAGGTGGGCCCTCACGTCACCTTTGATAATTTGAAGACTTTTTAGTCACCGGTTAATTCTTCATTGTCACTTTTATGTCATTTGCCAATCTAGTATTGTCCCCATTATAGAAACACCAGGAGGAAAATCAGAGATACAGAGAAGGCtaattttggaaatgagaaaattcGATCCATGGCCCATCTTTTTCCGCAGGGAATGGAGTCGTAACTGGCCGTTCCTGGTCGGTTTTGCAGTCACCGGCACTATAATTACCAAAATGTCCCTCGGTTTCACTGGTTCATTTCTCAATTATatctttttttatctttttatttatatgCCTGAATTTTCTGTACTTGATGATTGAATCTTATATATTTGTTGGTGACGGTTGATTTTTGCAGAGGAGGAGGCAAAGAACTCTCGATTTGCGCAAAGGCATAAGAAGTAAGTCATTGTGCAAATTGAATTGACACCGTAGATCTGTATGTTTGATTTGTCTTTATACTCCTCTGTCTCGAATAAGTGTTACCTTAGCAAAAAGCATGCCTATTAAAATGTCGATAAATACAAAGTTGAGTTTACTAAACTATCCCTATTCATtaaatgttttttatttttttaaattgatcaaTATCAAAGAGGGTTATCTCTTTAATGCTAATGACATAGTTAGAAACACTTATCAATTTTTATCTTCAAAttgtgacacttattttgagatttttttttttttgtgaaggtgacacttattttgggacggagtGAGTATTATATTACTCCATCTCCATCCATCTCAATTTaaatgtcttattttttttttggtatgtcCTGAAAAGAGTTTGTCATTTCTCAATGACTTGAATTATCCATTTgtgtatttttattatttgtgtTGATAAGGGCGATCAAAAGCTAATGCAATTTGCTTCTTGGGTTTGTTTTTTATAAGGTAATGTAGTATTGATTAGTACCAGCAAAGTGCTGGGAGAATAGCATGTTTGGCCCCTCATTTATTGGTAAATTCTTATTTTAATCCCTGTGATATCTTGCTAAGCACAATTAACCTTCAATGAATTAAAAGTGCACTTTTGATCCTTTTGCTTgtgaattttataaatttaccaaaattattaattatatgtCATTTAACCACTCATATGTTATGTTAAACTTGTATTGTTACTCCATATTTGAGGGTAATACAGTTCAAAAAAAATAGTCAAAGTATAGcatatttcttacaaataaggccaaatacacattttaattaattgaggGTCAAATGTGCTTAGTAAGATATCATAAGaaccaaaatcataatttaccAATAATTGAGGGATTAAACGTGTTATTATCCCAAAAAAGTAATACAGGGAGTGTAATGTAATGAAAAAAGAATCAAGCATGGCTTCAGGCTCTAGCACTTTCCATTGCCTTAATTTGCAAAGACCGAATAGCTTGAGGTTGATAGTTTGCCCCTTTTATCATCCTCTAGACGCAGGGATATCATATGACCTCTAGGTACTATATCCTTATGGGCACGGGAAAGGGATGAAATGTGTAAGAAACTAAGGGTTTGGCTAATGACTTGAAGTTTAGCTTTTAGTGATTGATGACTATGTATATCAAGCTGTTAAATTTGAAAAGTTCTTGTTGTTGAGTTTAGAAGGCTTATTTATGTTTGCATTCCCGATTGTAAATAGATGATAAAAGTGAGATGCTTTTTTGTGAAGTGAACCAGAGTTCGAGGGagagaatttatttttgtaattcaAGGAGTTAGTAGTGGTCAAAGTAAGGATGTGTGCCCTCGAACTATAGCATATGTGAATACACAGGTAAAAACAAGAATCTAGCAAATGCAAAATTTTAGAGTAGGAAATTTTTAGGTGTTATGTAGAGGAAAAAGCTTACAAACTCATCCTAAGAACAACAACCGGGTGGAATAGGATGCAGAGCCTAGTAACAAAGGAAATTTCTAGGTTAAAAGACAGAACGAGAGACAGGCTAAAAGGTGAGTTGCAAAGGCTCGATTGTGAGCTTTACAGAATCCACAAGATCTGATTGAATCGGGTAGAATCTGTGGGACGTAAATTCAGAGGAGACTTAAATGACTGGAGTTTGAAGTGATGAGCAATTCCCAAGTTGTGATACAGATCCAGTTACCTCTGCTGCAAAATAGAGATGAATTAAAGCAGAAGGGAGATAAGGACAGCAATTTCTCTGGTAAATGTCTGTGGAAACATTTCTGAAAGAATTTTGGAGGACAAAAGCTCCACCAAAAATTGCTTCTTTAGGTGGACGATGGTAAACGAGGCCGTCCTAACTCCTGACAACCCAAAGAAAGGGGATGGATTCTTTGAAATAGATGCTACTTGTTTGAACCGGAGAAAGATACGTGGAATATGTTTCTAGCTTGTTCGGAGCAGTCATGAAAAAGTGATGTGCTAATGGTAAAAGAAGCAAAGAAGACATTGGAGATGATACCATTGTTCATAGCATATCAAATATGGAAGGAGAGAAgcaaaatgtgggaaatgatGCTTGTAAAAAAAGCAGGAGATGTTTTGATGGGGAAGTAATGAAGAAAAATACTAAACCGCATGAAAacaattttactttatttggtcGTCTCTTGCATAATTTAAGCTTTGATGTACATGAGTTATGCCTTTGGGGTGCTGCTGGACCTAATTGTGAACCAACTTGGTTTGTGTGCTTGATCTCTTTTAATGGGCTTATTGCATCAAACTGGCGTCCAATCTCGAAAAAGTTCCCTCTTAGAGGATTGCTTTGCTGATTGGTTTTAGATGTCCTGAATATAATTTGTCCTGATGTGTTGGAGGTGTAGTGGAATGTTAATTGCAAATCAGTACTATTAAACTTTGGTTCAGCTATACCCTCAGTTAGTATAGTGGAATGTCATGATCTTATGTGGCCTAAAACTATGCGTTATGCTGAGAGCAGTGTGATGAGTTAGACCACTTAAGGCAGTCATGATATTATCCCATTGAAGCGGGATAAAAGAATCCTTGGATAATTTTTTCTACTTCCAGCTTGAGTTGTAGCAATAAAAGCAATGATGTAAAAACCTCTCAAAGTATCTGGATTGTGTTGAGTAGGGATTTTATCTATTTTTCTCATTTGTAAATGAACCCTAACCATCTGATCTCAAGGCTCTATTATAGTTTATCGTTGCATGGTGAAACTTGGCATCTAAAGTAAGATTGCTCTAACCATGTGGTCCTCCTTGGCTTTCTAATGTGAAGGAAGATTGCATTTGTCTTGTTCATGTTTCATATAAGAAGCAATTTCTTATACAATAATTGCTAGAAAGACAGAGTATTAGATTGTCTTAATATGTAAAGTCATTAAACTTCTAACTGGTTCTCTATGCTTGCAGCTGAATCTTGCTGCTGAAGAGGCTACGTTACTGAacatccctttttcttttatactACTTTTTCTGATTGTCGAAGACAAATTTATGTTGCATGAAATGTCTCCTCAATAATTGGTGGAGAAACTCATGTTACTGGAAGCTGTCTTTAACTGAAAGCTGTATTTGTTTTCTGTTACTACTAATATAAGGATTTTATCTCTCAAGCCCCTCTTAGACTGAAATATTCTGACCTTTCTTGGCGATCTCCCATTCTAGAGTGGGAACTTCAAAATGTCAAAATTGAATTACCAAATTACCTAGGTGAGTGACCATATGCCCTTCAATTAAACACTTACACTGTTAAAATTTTTGGTACTAAAAGTTCATTTACCTTTCATCAAATGATAATATTCAACTATTAAAATTGGGCAAAGGTGCAAGTATATCCCTCAACTtcgcgatttagagcagatatatctCTCGTTACATATTGGTGTATATATGCTCCTATCGTTATAAAATAATGCAAATATACctctgccgttacaaaatggtgcaaatatacctctatcgttacaaaatggtgcagaTATATCTTTTTCGCTGACgggtttttcttaaaaaaaaatcatttaggttattttttaattaaaaagaatgccatgtgactttaaaaaaaagtctacccattttttttaaccgacatacttttctaaagtcacatagtaattttttttctgatGGGTCGGGtatggttcgtttaaaaaaatgggtagacttttttttttttaaagttatggagatatttttttaaacgaaccataCCCGACACACCAGGAAAAAATTACCATggatttagaaaaatatgtctactaaaaaaaaatagatagacTTTTCTTAAAGTCACGTGGCATTTTtgctaattaaaaaataacctaaatgatttttaaaaaaaactccTGTCAGTGAAAAGGGTATACttgcaccattttataacggcaggggtatatttgcaccattttgtaacggcaggagtatatatacaccacttttgtaaGGAGGGATATATCTGCTGTAAATTACAaaattgaggggtatatttgcacctttgcccattaaaataaaataaatggacACAAATATGACTGGATGCAACTCTCATGTACTACAACCGATTCAATGCGTTGGAATTGCTTTCATATTCCAATACTTATTGCATTTATAGAAAGCTTATTTAATATTCCCTCCATCCCAGAATAAGCGTTACCTTAGCAAAAAAAGTTTGACCCAAGATAAATGTTACCTTAGGAATTCAAGTAAAAAATTGGCATGTGTTTCCAACAATGCTCTTAGCATTAAAGAAGCAGTCATATTTAATATTGCTTAATTCTCAAAAAATATCTAATAAATAGGGGTACTTGTGAACTACACATTGtcattattcatttcttaatggaCGTGATTtttgctaaggtgacacttattttgagatggagggagtattttggtgtttttttttttcaactttcaatactACTTACAACTTTGCACGAATTGAAGTAACTCTACAGGCACAACGTATGTACAATTAATTAATTCTAACTGTGCTATTTATTAATGAATATAACTCAACTACATTCTTGAACCGTTTGAGTTGAGAATATTTTTCAAATAGGAATACTAATGGCCACACAACTCTCTCATTATTGGTGCTGTTGTGGGTGTATTTTCTGCCTCACTCTTTGTCCAAGACACAATTGATTAATAGAAATAAGTCATCGTTGATGCTCTTCATATTGAGTGATGTTAAGGATCCATATGctatttttcttcatgtttcatACCTTATTTTGAGGATAAAAGACAAGaagattttgtttgatttatgATTTTGCTGAGAATGCTAAAACCTATGAGTCGTACAAGCTAATTAGGAATGGGCTTGCTACTAATGTTGagaagtttataaaataaattgagGAATTGCCTGCTGAGGATGCTAACGTTGGAAAGAGAAATTCGATCTTTATAAAAGCCAATAATCTCATTTTCAAATTCTTTTGCCCGAcctatatatttttcttctagtgtTGGGTCACACTATATTGGTGTTGTGTTTACCTCAGTTTTGGCATAATCTAATTTGTGTTTCTTGAAGAATTCGTTAATTCTTATGAGGATTTAACGTACTCAAAAGCAGTGTTGTTATTATTGCATTAGAGTTAATACCTGCAATAGAGGTAAGGCCAAATAAACGTTTGAATGCTAATATTCAATATGTCCGTTAAAAAAGTGActtcataatttaaaaattaaagggCTCAATTTTACTTAATTCTATCATATTGGTCTACTTTGGTTGTGGTCAAAGCGGGATGACAACTGATAGCAAAAGCATAAACTGTGTAAGGGTTATAATTTGTACCATCTACAAACAAGTATTAATGTATTTTTTACAACCAGACGACATATTTGTGTCCTTATAAAATAAAGTAATTCCATTAGATAAtttaaatttgggaaaattttagAAACCTCACCTCACGTTTTGCTTCATATCACTGACATCCCCTCATGTTTGCAATATTACGACTATCAGAGGCGGATCCACCCTTTAGGGTGAGGGTGGCATGACACCCCctagattaataatttttttatatacttatgttgtaatttgcttaaattaggttaaatatttgatcctccCACCCCCCAATCgtaaattagacaaaggtgtTGACGGCTAgtagacacaagtttgaatctatcttgaacattttccgactcccgtttttctttgtgctttttacttcttttgtaCTAGTAATTCCCTTTTTGGCTCTcacaattttctattt
This window harbors:
- the LOC132051866 gene encoding ATP synthase small subunit 6, mitochondrial-like, which gives rise to MRKFDPWPIFFRREWSRNWPFLVGFAVTGTIITKMSLGFTEEEAKNSRFAQRHKK